In Carya illinoinensis cultivar Pawnee chromosome 9, C.illinoinensisPawnee_v1, whole genome shotgun sequence, the following are encoded in one genomic region:
- the LOC122276889 gene encoding uncharacterized mitochondrial protein AtMg00810-like — MVSETSLIKTLITRLSTEFAMKDLGSLHYFLGVEVQSNSQCLFLSQIKYALDLLQRADMVGTKPITTPFVVGHHLSTEGKPFSDPTLFRSLAGALQYLTITRPDLSFSVNSICQYMHAPTEDHFHALKHILRYVKGTVHHGLQLHRTSSRELLAYSDADWAGCPDTCRSTTGYVIFLGANLVSWCSKKESTVSRSNAEAEYRSLAVATAKVAWIVQLLRDLRRQMPSPLKILCDNKSAIFMAINPVTRPRSKHIAIDYHFVRELIANGSLKVAFVPSHLQLADSFTKGVTKPQFLLFCNKLHVISFTTLSLKGGDKEESSSDSILDFK; from the coding sequence ATGGTATCAGAGACAAGTTTGATAAAGACTCTTATTACACGATTGTCCACCGAATTTGCTATGAAAGATTTGGGTTCTCTACACTATTTTCTTGGTGTCGAAGTTCAATCTAATTCCCAATGCTTATTTCTTAGCCAAATCAAGTATGCTCTTGATTTACTACAGCGTGCTGACATGGTCGGGACCAAACCCATTACCACTCCCTTTGTAGTTGGTCACCATCTCTCCACCGAAGGGAAGCCCTTCTCGGATCCCACCCTTTTTCGGTCTCTTGCTGGAGCTCTACAGTATTTGACAATTACTCGGCCTGATCTCTCATTCAGTGTCAATTCCATTTGCCAGTACATGCATGCTCCAACTGAAGATCATTTTCATGCACTCAAACACATCTTGCGTTATGTTAAAGGCACGGTACATCATGGTCTCCAACTTCACCGCACCTCCTCCCGTGAGTTGCTTGCTTAttctgatgctgattgggcggGTTGTCCTGATACATGTCGATCTACCACTGGCTATGTTATCTTCTTAGGTGCTAATCTTGTTTCTTGGTGCTCCAAGAAAGAATCTACTGTTTCTCGCTCCAATGCCGAAGCTGAGTATAGATCCTTAGCCGTTGCTACAGCTAAAGTTGCTTGGATTGTTCAGCTACTCCGTGATCTACGTCGTCAAATGCCTTCCCCTCTGAAAATATTATGCGACAACAAGAGTGCTATTTTTATGGCAATCAATCCTGTCACTCGACCTCGCTCTAAACATATTGCGATTGACTACCATTTTGTTCGTGAATTAATTGCCAATGGTTCGCTAAAAGTCGCCTTTGTTCCCTCACATCTTCAACTTGCTGATTCATTTACCAAGGGAGTCACCAAGCCTCAGTTTCTACTTTTCTGTAACAAACTTCACGTGATTTCGTTTACAACGCTCAGCTTGAAGGGGGGTGATAAGGAAGAATCCTCTTCCGATTCTATCCTTGATTTTAAATGA
- the LOC122276890 gene encoding uncharacterized protein LOC122276890 yields MRTVYASIKDITPATKNWKVKMLVAEKSPKRIARNSITKYQNFTLIDLQGNRLQAVIFGKDIDLRDDTLQVFQSYYIGNAYVKAIDPRPKIELHEYQWIINSRTIIENVEDNEPVLKAPEYNIIPFNELDAYKDTDSEIEILAIVIQMMPPREVNTVNGKTTVQDIQLIVESLKPLRLTMWARFVDDECQQISNIIAAKPIILGMATQNDALLEEIIAKGFNTSTGSSSSSSMQTITKISEIAEIIDSTEAMTKSTFTVKAKFLLLDLHQPFYYMSCVNCNKATGYDYNENFLCYNCKNMSIGQPRCRAYLEIEDDTGCVAIVAFGLVAEEILNSTAVDLLEHTGEEHLPYLANIASAVLEKEWIIHLRAEMNQYGVLRQNKLNVLFVESTN; encoded by the exons ATGCGAACCGTTTATGCATCAATCAAAGACATTACTCCAGCTACAAAAAATTGGAAAGTCAAAATGCTCGTTGcagaaaaatctccaaaaaggATTGCACGGAACTCAATAACAAAATATCAGAACTTCACATTGATAGATCTTCAG ggaaATCGATTACAAGCAGTAATATTTGGTAAAGATATCGATTTGCGTGATGATACATTGCAGGTTTTTCAATCTTATTATATAGgcaatgcatatgtgaaagcAATAGATCCAAGACCCAAAATCGAATTGCATGAATATCAATGGATCATCAATTCGAGAACAattattgaaaatgttgaagataACGAACCAGTGCTAAAGGCTCCAGAGTACAATATCATCCCTTTCAATGAGCTTGATGCTTATAAAGATACCGATTCTGAAATAg AGATTCTAGCCATTGTAATCCAAATGATGCCCCCAAGAGAAGTCAACACTGTTAATGGAAAGACAACAGTTCAAGATATACAACTTATCGTTGAGAG CTTGAAGCCTTTACGTTTAACAATGTGGGCTCGATTTGTTGATGACGAGTgtcaacaaatttcaaacatCATTGCAGCAAAACCGATAATTCTCGGAAT gGCAACCCAAAATGATGCATTACTAGAAGAAATCATTGCCAAGGGTTTCAATACATCAACAGGATCGAGTTCAAGCAGTAGCATGCAGACAATAACAAAAATTTCTGAAATTGCTGAAATTATAGATTCTACAGAGGCAATGACG AAATCGACATTCACAGTTAAGgcaaaatttttattacttgACTTACATCAGCCGTTCTACTACATGTCCTGTGTTAACTGTAATAAAGCGACTGGATACGATTATAATGAAAATTTCTTGTGTTACAATTGCAAAAATATGAGCATCGGACAACCACG TTGTCGAGCATATTTGGAAATAGAAGATGACACAGGATGCGTAGCAATTGTTGCCTTTGGATTGGTGGCAGAAGAAATTCTGAATTCTACAGCAGTTGATCTACTTGAACACACGGGCGAG GAACATCTACCATATTTAGCAAACATTGCAAGTgcagttttagaaaaagaatggaTTATACACTTGCGTGCAGAAATGAATCAATATGGAGTATTACGCCAGAACAAGCTTAATGTTCTCTTCGTGGAATCTACAAATTAA